A single region of the Bacteroidetes Order II. bacterium genome encodes:
- a CDS encoding DUF1697 domain-containing protein: MTHPQIVLLRGINVGGHKKIRMKDLAVQLENMGLTNVQTYIQSGNLVVHTQESRPTTLSEQISACIRQRFSMEVEAITRTLPEFRRVIEHNPFLSNPDIDPTKIHVTFLQHIPTPEVAQSLTNIHFPPDEFVWREGEIFVFCPNGYGRTKLENGLFERHLRIKATTRNLNTIRKLITLAASF; this comes from the coding sequence ATGACCCATCCCCAAATTGTTTTGTTGCGTGGCATCAATGTAGGCGGCCATAAAAAAATTCGGATGAAAGACTTGGCGGTGCAGTTGGAAAATATGGGACTTACCAACGTTCAAACCTATATTCAAAGCGGAAATTTGGTTGTCCATACCCAAGAGTCTCGCCCTACAACCCTTTCCGAACAGATCTCAGCCTGCATTCGGCAACGCTTTTCAATGGAAGTAGAGGCCATAACCCGCACACTACCCGAATTTCGGCGGGTTATCGAGCATAATCCGTTTCTCAGCAATCCAGATATTGATCCTACAAAAATTCATGTCACTTTTTTACAACACATTCCTACGCCAGAGGTAGCCCAATCTTTGACAAACATTCATTTTCCACCAGACGAATTTGTTTGGAGAGAAGGAGAAATTTTCGTCTTTTGTCCGAACGGATATGGGAGAACAAAATTGGAGAATGGGCTTTTTGAACGCCATTTGCGAATAAAGGCCACCACACGCAACCTAAACACCATCCGAAAACTTATCACATTAGCTGCATCGTTTTAA
- a CDS encoding pyridoxal-phosphate dependent enzyme — translation MWHSSILGAIGDTPLVKLNKITTHIPCTVLAKVEFFNPGGSVKDRIALKMIEDAEKAGTLHPGGTIIEGTSGNTGAGLAIVAIAKGYKCIFTTTDKQSQEKLDVLRALGAEVIVCPTNVAPEDPQSYYSVAKRLSKEIPNSIYPNQYDNPSNVQAHYESTGPELWTQTEGKITHYIAGAGTGGTICGTAKFLKEQNPDLKVIGVDPYGSVYYKYFHERVFDHAEIYPYITEGVGEDILAGNMDFDLVDDYVRVTDKEAMQYTRRLAKEEGLFVGGSCGMAMAGALHWLEAHQKTLKPEDVAVVLLPDSGFRYLSKIYNDKWMEVNGFLE, via the coding sequence ATGTGGCATTCATCCATTTTAGGTGCAATTGGCGACACCCCTTTGGTTAAACTGAATAAAATTACCACCCACATTCCTTGTACGGTATTGGCAAAAGTGGAGTTCTTTAATCCTGGTGGTTCTGTGAAAGACCGCATTGCCCTTAAGATGATTGAAGACGCAGAAAAAGCGGGTACGCTCCATCCTGGTGGAACCATTATCGAAGGAACCAGCGGCAATACTGGGGCCGGATTGGCCATTGTAGCCATTGCAAAAGGTTATAAATGTATATTTACTACAACCGATAAGCAAAGTCAGGAAAAACTGGATGTGCTTCGGGCGCTTGGCGCGGAGGTAATTGTATGTCCTACCAATGTTGCACCAGAAGATCCTCAGTCATACTATTCGGTTGCCAAAAGGTTAAGCAAAGAAATTCCCAATTCCATTTATCCCAATCAATACGACAATCCGTCGAATGTCCAAGCCCATTATGAATCCACAGGGCCTGAATTATGGACACAAACCGAAGGAAAAATCACCCATTATATCGCTGGAGCAGGAACTGGTGGGACGATTTGTGGAACGGCAAAATTCCTAAAAGAGCAAAATCCCGATCTGAAGGTGATAGGTGTGGATCCTTATGGTTCTGTCTATTATAAGTACTTTCATGAACGGGTATTCGACCATGCCGAAATTTACCCTTATATCACCGAGGGCGTCGGGGAAGACATTTTGGCAGGAAATATGGATTTTGATCTGGTTGATGATTATGTTAGGGTGACAGACAAAGAGGCCATGCAATACACCCGACGGCTAGCAAAAGAGGAAGGATTGTTCGTAGGAGGGTCGTGTGGAATGGCTATGGCCGGGGCTCTACATTGGTTAGAAGCACATCAGAAAACGCTAAAGCCAGAGGATGTGGCTGTGGTATTGTTACCAGACTCTGGATTTCGGTATCTATCCAAAATCTACAATGACAAATGGATGGAAGTAAATGGGTTCTTAGAATAA
- the rsgA gene encoding ribosome small subunit-dependent GTPase A — MGKATRITGIVLKSTGSWYNVFTAEGMIASRMRGKFRLKDKETTNPIAVGDQVDLQIEVDGSGTIMFIHPRWSKLSRRAAGRKATIEHVIVANVDMAWCVQSVIFPKFNPGFIDRFLVMTEINELPAGILLNKCDLLDEELATEMAWWKQTYEDLGYPVILTSSSTGEGLEALRIALQNKTSVMSGPSGVGKSSLLNVLEPNLGLRTGEMSDYTQKGKHTTTHAELWPLSDGGYVADTPGLREFGIWDLSPEDLSGFFLEFRPFLDDCYYPNCTHDHEPNCAIIQAVNDGHITPERYKSYLNILATLKQGLKDTGR, encoded by the coding sequence ATGGGCAAAGCAACACGCATCACCGGAATCGTGCTGAAATCTACGGGAAGTTGGTACAATGTTTTTACCGCAGAAGGCATGATTGCTTCACGGATGCGGGGTAAATTCAGGTTGAAGGACAAAGAAACCACCAATCCGATAGCGGTTGGAGACCAGGTGGACCTCCAGATTGAAGTGGATGGCTCTGGCACCATCATGTTTATCCATCCACGATGGAGCAAACTCAGTAGAAGGGCCGCCGGACGAAAAGCCACCATTGAGCATGTGATTGTGGCCAACGTGGATATGGCCTGGTGTGTGCAATCTGTTATTTTTCCTAAGTTTAATCCGGGTTTTATTGATCGCTTTTTGGTCATGACCGAGATCAATGAACTTCCCGCTGGTATTCTTCTTAATAAATGTGACCTTTTGGATGAAGAACTTGCAACCGAAATGGCATGGTGGAAACAGACCTATGAAGACTTGGGGTATCCGGTAATTCTCACCTCGTCGAGCACTGGCGAAGGACTGGAGGCTTTACGGATCGCGTTGCAAAACAAAACCTCGGTGATGTCTGGTCCTTCCGGTGTGGGGAAATCCAGTTTACTCAATGTCTTAGAACCCAATTTAGGGCTTAGAACGGGGGAAATGTCGGATTATACCCAAAAAGGAAAACATACCACCACCCATGCAGAACTTTGGCCGCTTTCAGACGGTGGATATGTTGCAGATACACCTGGCCTACGTGAATTTGGTATCTGGGACCTTTCGCCAGAAGACCTTTCGGGTTTTTTCTTGGAATTTAGACCCTTTTTAGACGATTGCTACTACCCCAATTGTACACATGACCATGAACCGAACTGTGCCATTATTCAGGCGGTGAATGACGGACACATTACACCAGAGCGATATAAAAGCTATCTTAATATCCTTGCTACACTGAAACAGGGACTTAAAGATACAGGAAGATGA
- the lon gene encoding endopeptidase La, whose amino-acid sequence MLPFYMQSDDDFDHAIPLLTADEEKKLNAEQLPDALPILALKNTVLYPGVVLPITVGRDTSLKLVREAYNGTKKIGVIAQKDSEVEVPTAQDLYEIGTVASILKLIKMPDGTVSIVIQGKRRFEIREYLQEEPYLVANVTAYDEPKEENQIELTARVRSIKDLATQIIRLNPNLPSEAEYAIQNIDSASFLIYFIASNLQIEVEKKQAILETKTLIARADLLLEHLEHELQVLELSEEIRSRVKTDVDKQQREYILRQQMKAIQDELGDSEFGNGDELNELRNKLSEKALPEHVRKAVDKEIDKLARTNPMSPDYSVIRNYVEWIADLPWDHYTEDHLQIKAAEDVLNEDHYGLEQVKKRILEYLAVLKLKGDMKAPILCFYGPPGVGKTSLGKSIARALGRKFVRISLGGVRDEAEIRGHRRTYIGALPGRIIQGLKKAGTSNPVFILDEIDKVGNDFRGDPSSALLEVLDPEQNNTFSDHYLELEYDLSKVMFIATANSLSTIPGPLRDRMEIIEINGYTLDEKLAISKQYLVPRRLTENGVDNAQFTIDDDALAHLIDGYTRESGVRQLERTIGSVVRGVAKKIAMEEVTQEHVAANDIEKYLGPVKFESDLAERTGVPGVATGLAWTPVGGDILFIEASVHRGNGRLIVTGQLGEVMKESASAALSWVKAHAESLEIPLDAFRYWDLHIHVPAGAVPKDGPSAGNAMISAITSIFTQRRIKHTVAMTGEITLRGAVLPVGGIKEKVLAAKRAGIETIIMPERNRKDLNEINKEALTGLKFHFVKRIDEVVKLVLEKRPVTDPAEKFRLPENEKPSTTASSTEVPIIVPPAQA is encoded by the coding sequence ATGTTACCATTTTATATGCAGAGTGATGACGATTTTGATCATGCGATCCCCCTGCTGACCGCTGATGAAGAGAAAAAATTAAATGCAGAGCAGTTACCGGATGCCCTTCCCATTTTGGCGCTTAAGAACACCGTATTATACCCAGGCGTCGTTTTGCCTATTACGGTTGGGCGAGATACGTCCCTCAAATTGGTTCGAGAAGCCTATAATGGAACCAAAAAAATTGGGGTTATTGCCCAAAAAGATAGTGAAGTAGAAGTACCCACTGCCCAAGATTTGTATGAAATTGGGACAGTTGCTTCTATTCTAAAACTTATCAAAATGCCCGACGGAACCGTCTCTATTGTTATCCAAGGGAAACGGCGATTTGAGATTCGGGAGTATTTGCAAGAAGAACCCTATCTTGTAGCCAATGTAACCGCCTATGACGAGCCAAAAGAAGAAAACCAAATTGAATTAACGGCGCGTGTACGGTCCATTAAAGACCTTGCAACACAAATCATCCGGTTGAATCCAAACTTACCCAGTGAGGCTGAATATGCCATCCAGAACATAGACTCCGCTTCTTTTCTCATCTATTTTATTGCGTCCAATCTCCAAATTGAAGTGGAAAAAAAGCAGGCTATTCTGGAAACCAAAACACTGATTGCACGCGCAGATTTGCTTTTGGAACATTTGGAACACGAATTACAGGTATTGGAACTTTCGGAAGAAATCCGTAGCCGTGTAAAAACCGATGTGGACAAACAGCAGCGCGAATACATTCTCCGTCAACAGATGAAGGCCATTCAGGACGAACTGGGAGACTCCGAATTTGGCAATGGCGATGAACTCAATGAATTGCGGAACAAACTCTCGGAAAAAGCATTGCCAGAGCATGTCCGAAAAGCGGTTGATAAGGAAATTGACAAATTGGCACGTACCAACCCCATGTCTCCTGATTATAGTGTGATCCGGAATTATGTGGAATGGATTGCCGACTTACCGTGGGACCATTATACCGAGGATCATCTTCAGATTAAAGCAGCCGAGGATGTCTTAAATGAAGATCACTATGGTCTTGAACAGGTAAAAAAGCGGATTCTGGAGTATCTCGCCGTATTGAAATTGAAAGGAGATATGAAAGCACCCATCTTGTGCTTCTATGGCCCACCCGGTGTTGGGAAGACCAGTCTTGGAAAATCCATTGCACGGGCATTAGGACGAAAATTCGTTCGCATCAGCCTTGGTGGGGTACGGGACGAGGCCGAAATTCGGGGTCACCGCCGCACCTATATTGGCGCTTTGCCCGGACGGATTATCCAAGGTCTTAAAAAAGCAGGCACTTCCAATCCCGTTTTTATTCTGGACGAAATAGACAAGGTGGGCAACGACTTCCGTGGCGATCCCTCGTCGGCGCTCCTTGAAGTATTGGATCCAGAGCAGAACAACACTTTTAGTGATCATTATTTAGAATTAGAATACGACCTATCCAAGGTCATGTTTATCGCCACCGCCAATTCCTTGAGCACCATTCCCGGCCCTCTACGCGACCGCATGGAAATCATCGAAATCAATGGCTATACTTTGGATGAAAAATTGGCCATCTCCAAACAATATCTGGTCCCCCGCAGGCTGACCGAAAATGGCGTTGACAATGCTCAATTCACCATAGACGATGACGCCTTGGCCCATTTGATAGATGGCTATACACGGGAATCCGGTGTCCGGCAATTAGAACGCACCATCGGATCTGTGGTCCGTGGTGTAGCCAAAAAAATAGCCATGGAAGAAGTCACGCAAGAACACGTTGCGGCGAATGATATAGAAAAATACCTCGGCCCCGTAAAATTTGAGTCGGATTTGGCGGAACGCACCGGCGTACCAGGTGTGGCGACAGGGCTTGCTTGGACCCCCGTTGGCGGAGATATTTTGTTTATTGAGGCTTCTGTTCACCGTGGAAACGGGCGACTTATTGTTACCGGACAATTGGGCGAGGTCATGAAGGAATCGGCTTCTGCGGCCCTCTCTTGGGTAAAAGCCCATGCCGAGTCTTTAGAAATCCCCTTGGATGCCTTCCGGTATTGGGACTTACACATTCATGTTCCCGCTGGCGCGGTTCCGAAAGATGGGCCTTCTGCTGGCAATGCCATGATCTCGGCCATTACCTCCATTTTTACACAACGTCGCATCAAACACACCGTAGCGATGACGGGCGAAATCACCCTCCGCGGGGCGGTTCTACCCGTTGGAGGAATTAAAGAAAAGGTCTTGGCGGCCAAGCGTGCAGGTATCGAAACCATCATTATGCCGGAGCGCAACCGAAAAGACCTCAATGAAATTAACAAAGAGGCCCTTACTGGACTCAAGTTTCATTTTGTGAAACGGATAGACGAGGTGGTGAAGTTGGTACTTGAAAAGCGCCCCGTCACCGATCCAGCAGAGAAATTTCGTTTGCCTGAAAACGAAAAACCAAGTACAACCGCTTCAAGTACGGAAGTACCCATTATCGTACCGCCAGCGCAGGCTTAA